The Streptomyces sp. WZ-12 genome segment CACCCTGATGACCGCCCTCGCGGGCCGCACCACGCCCGCGGCCGGCACCATCACCCACACCGGCCCGGTCGGGCACCTCGCCCAGGACTCCCGCGCCGCCGACCCGACCCAGACGGTCACCGACCGGATCCTGTCCGCCCGCGGCCTGGACATCGCCCGCCAGCGGCTGCGCGCCGCGGAGTCCGCGATGGCCGATGCCGACGGCGGCCGCGCACTGGATCGGGCCATGACCGCCTACGCCGGCGCCGAGGCCGCCTTCCAGGCCGCCGGTGGCTACGCGGCGGAGGCCGAGGCGGCCCGGGTGGCCGCCGGCCTCGGACTGCCCGAACGAGCCCTCGGCGGGCCCGTCGGCGCGCTCTCCGGCGGCCAGCGGCGCCGCGTCGAACTGGCCCGCATCCTCTTCGCCGGCGACCGCGGCACGCTCCTCCTGGACGAGCCGACCAACCACCTCGACGCGGACTCGCTCGCCTGGTTGCGCGCCTTCCTCCGCTCCCGCCAGGGCGGCCTGGTCGTCATCAGCCACGACACCGGTCTGCTCGCCGACGTCGTCAACCGCGTCCTCCACCTCGACGCCACCCGCGCCGCGCTCGACCTCCACAACACCGGCTGGGCCGCGTACTTGGCCCAGCGCGAGGCGGACGCCCGACGCCGCACCCGCGAGCGGGCCAACGCCGAGCGCAAGGCCACGGCGCTGCGCACCCAGGCGGAGAAGATGAAGGCCCGCTCCGCGACCGCCACGATGGCCAGGAGCATGGCCCGTCGCGCCGACCGCCTGCTCGCCGACCTGGAACCCGCCCGGCGCACCGAGAAGACCGCCCGCATCCGACTGCCCGAGCCGCACCCCTGCGGCCGGATACCGCTCGGCGCGATCAGCCTGGCCAAGTCCTACGGCGATCACCAGGTCCTGCGCGGCGTGGACCTCGCCGTGGA includes the following:
- a CDS encoding ABC-F family ATP-binding cassette domain-containing protein yields the protein MITVRDVELRAGARLLLSDVSFTVSPGDRIGLVGRNGAGKTTLMTALAGRTTPAAGTITHTGPVGHLAQDSRAADPTQTVTDRILSARGLDIARQRLRAAESAMADADGGRALDRAMTAYAGAEAAFQAAGGYAAEAEAARVAAGLGLPERALGGPVGALSGGQRRRVELARILFAGDRGTLLLDEPTNHLDADSLAWLRAFLRSRQGGLVVISHDTGLLADVVNRVLHLDATRAALDLHNTGWAAYLAQREADARRRTRERANAERKATALRTQAEKMKARSATATMARSMARRADRLLADLEPARRTEKTARIRLPEPHPCGRIPLGAISLAKSYGDHQVLRGVDLAVDRGSRLVILGLNGAGKTTLLRLLAGAETPDSGRVVRGQGLRLGYFAQEHDTLDGARTVRDNLAVAAPHLTDQERRRVLGAFLFTGDDADKPAGVLSGGEKTRLALAGLVHSGANVLLLDEPTNNLDPASRDEVLAAVDSYPGAIVMVTHDEGALDALRPDRVLLLPDGDEDLWSDEYRELVTLA